A genomic segment from Microcella flavibacter encodes:
- a CDS encoding PH domain-containing protein, whose product MSARGSGEPVIVWSRFNRGVAIAAWVFSAVIAVSLLFTPDARYLAALAVPVALSLLAWAIYWRPRVVVDGGAVELVNATRTVRIPWEAVTGVTTRFALTILTERGRYPATGAPAPGAYGTYAANRELSRDVRDRAAGPDSYRQSGELEGTDSGEASAVVLQHWDVWSRAGGRRGAAAVEVRWHLTAIGATTAATALAVVSLITLP is encoded by the coding sequence ATGAGTGCACGCGGCAGCGGCGAGCCGGTCATCGTCTGGTCGAGGTTCAATCGGGGCGTCGCCATCGCGGCCTGGGTCTTCAGCGCGGTGATCGCCGTGTCGCTGCTCTTCACGCCCGATGCCCGCTACCTCGCGGCGCTCGCCGTGCCCGTGGCGCTGAGCCTGCTGGCCTGGGCGATCTACTGGCGTCCGCGCGTCGTCGTCGACGGCGGGGCGGTCGAGCTCGTCAACGCCACCCGCACGGTGCGCATCCCGTGGGAGGCCGTCACCGGCGTCACGACGCGCTTCGCGCTGACGATCCTCACCGAGCGCGGCCGGTACCCGGCCACGGGCGCCCCCGCACCGGGCGCCTACGGCACCTACGCCGCGAACCGCGAGCTCTCGCGCGACGTGCGCGACCGCGCCGCGGGCCCCGACTCGTACCGGCAGTCCGGCGAGCTCGAGGGCACCGACTCCGGCGAGGCCTCGGCCGTCGTGCTGCAGCACTGGGACGTCTGGTCGCGGGCCGGTGGTCGACGCGGCGCCGCGGCCGTCGAGGTGCGCTGGCACCTGACGGCGATCGGCGCGACGACCGCGGCGACCGCGCTCGCGGTGGTCTCGCTCATCACGCTCCCGTGA
- a CDS encoding ABC transporter permease, whose product MTSVIDPGATAPAPLPRDRSEEGLSQGRLIFRRFVRNKVAMAALVIFVLVGAFSVSAIGLGPIPGWWKYNWVQLNDQFLPGGAPTLSVVPEWAGGDGISLGEHPFGQDRIGRDYFAQVMRGIQNSILIMFLIGGIATIIGTVIGAVAGYYRRWVDAVLMRFTDLIIIIPVIVIGALVGRLAGGLGPALLGAILGLFIWTGIARLVRAEFLSLREREFVDAARVAGASDLRIIFKHILPNAIGVVIVAATLLMAASILLETGLAFLGYGIQRPDVSLGGLISENQSAFTQRPWLFWWPGLFIILLALCVNFVGDGLRDAFDPRQRRFNPKKVR is encoded by the coding sequence ATGACCTCCGTGATCGATCCGGGCGCGACCGCGCCCGCCCCCCTGCCCCGCGACCGCAGCGAGGAGGGCCTCAGCCAGGGCCGCCTCATCTTCCGGCGCTTCGTGCGCAACAAGGTCGCGATGGCCGCCCTCGTCATCTTCGTCCTGGTCGGGGCGTTCTCGGTGAGCGCCATCGGCCTCGGCCCCATCCCCGGATGGTGGAAGTACAACTGGGTGCAGCTCAACGACCAGTTCCTGCCCGGCGGTGCGCCGACCCTGTCGGTCGTGCCCGAGTGGGCCGGCGGTGACGGCATCAGCCTGGGCGAGCATCCCTTCGGTCAGGACCGCATCGGCCGCGACTACTTCGCGCAGGTCATGCGGGGCATCCAGAACTCGATCCTCATCATGTTCCTCATCGGCGGCATCGCGACGATCATCGGAACCGTCATCGGCGCCGTCGCCGGCTACTACCGCCGCTGGGTGGATGCCGTGCTCATGCGCTTCACCGATCTCATCATCATCATCCCGGTGATCGTGATCGGCGCCCTCGTCGGGCGTCTCGCCGGCGGGCTCGGGCCGGCCCTGCTCGGAGCGATCCTCGGCCTCTTCATCTGGACGGGCATCGCCCGTCTCGTACGCGCCGAGTTCCTGTCGCTGCGCGAGCGCGAGTTCGTCGACGCCGCCCGCGTCGCCGGGGCGAGCGACCTGCGCATCATCTTCAAGCACATCCTGCCGAACGCGATCGGCGTCGTCATCGTGGCGGCGACGCTGCTCATGGCCGCGTCGATCCTGCTCGAGACGGGCCTCGCCTTCCTCGGCTACGGCATCCAGCGCCCCGACGTCTCGCTCGGCGGGCTCATCAGCGAGAACCAGTCGGCGTTCACGCAGCGCCCGTGGCTGTTCTGGTGGCCGGGCCTGTTCATCATCCTGCTGGCGCTCTGCGTCAACTTCGTGGGCGACGGCCTGCGCGACGCCTTCGACCCGCGTCAGCGCCGGTTCAACCCCAAGAAGGTCCGCTGA
- the typA gene encoding translational GTPase TypA has protein sequence MALATRSDLRNVAIVAHVDHGKTTLVDAMLRQTDSFAAHAHLEDRAMDSNDLEREKGITILAKNTAVTYRGKHADGMEITINVIDTPGHADFGGEVERGLSMVDGVVLLVDASEGPLPQTRFVLRKALAAKLPVILLVNKTDRPDARIEAVEEETHDLLLGLASDLQDEVPDLDVDAILDLPVIYASGRAGAASRNRPADGELPDNDDLEPLFEAILEHVPAPVFDDEHPLQAHVTNLDASPFLGRIALLRIFNGTLKKGQMVAWVRHDGSHTTVRITELLKTRALERYPAESGYAGDIVAVAGIEDITIGETIADPDDVRPLPAITVDEPAISMTIGTNTSPLVGKVKGHKLTARMVKDRLDRELVGNVSLRVVDIGRPDAWEVQGRGELALAILVENMRREGFELTVGKPQVVTKTIDGKLHEPFEQLTIDAPEEYLGAITQLLAARRGRMEGMSNHGTGWVRMEFLVPSRGLIGFRTEFLTTTRGTGIANAIAHGYEPWAGSITSRNNGSIVADRSGVVTSNAMMVLQERMSFFVNPTEEVYEGMVVGENARADDMDVNITKEKKLNNIRSSTAEELERLTPPRQLTLEECLEFAREDECVEVTPEKVRIRKVELDQTLRARAASRLKKQNA, from the coding sequence ATGGCGCTCGCCACCCGCTCCGACCTGCGCAATGTGGCGATCGTCGCCCACGTCGACCACGGCAAGACGACCCTGGTCGACGCCATGCTGCGCCAGACCGACTCCTTCGCCGCCCACGCCCACCTCGAGGACCGGGCGATGGACTCGAACGACCTCGAGCGCGAGAAGGGCATCACGATCCTCGCCAAGAACACGGCGGTCACCTACAGGGGCAAGCACGCCGACGGCATGGAGATCACGATCAACGTGATCGACACCCCCGGTCACGCCGACTTCGGCGGCGAGGTCGAGCGCGGCCTCAGCATGGTCGACGGCGTCGTGCTGCTCGTCGACGCGAGCGAGGGCCCGCTGCCGCAGACCCGCTTCGTGCTGCGCAAGGCGCTCGCGGCCAAGCTGCCGGTCATCCTGCTCGTCAACAAGACCGACCGCCCCGATGCCCGCATCGAGGCCGTCGAGGAGGAGACCCACGACCTGCTGCTCGGTCTCGCGAGCGACCTGCAGGACGAGGTGCCCGACCTCGACGTCGACGCCATCCTCGACCTTCCGGTCATCTACGCCTCCGGACGCGCCGGCGCCGCGAGCCGCAACCGTCCCGCCGACGGCGAGCTGCCCGACAACGACGACCTCGAGCCGCTGTTCGAGGCGATCCTCGAGCACGTGCCCGCGCCCGTCTTCGACGACGAGCACCCTCTGCAGGCCCACGTCACCAACCTCGACGCGAGCCCCTTCCTCGGCCGCATCGCCCTGCTGCGCATCTTCAACGGCACGCTCAAGAAGGGCCAGATGGTCGCCTGGGTGCGCCACGACGGCTCGCACACGACCGTGCGCATCACCGAGCTGCTGAAGACCCGCGCCCTCGAGCGCTACCCGGCCGAGTCGGGCTACGCGGGCGACATCGTCGCCGTGGCCGGCATCGAGGACATCACGATCGGCGAGACGATCGCCGACCCCGACGACGTGCGGCCGCTGCCGGCGATCACCGTCGACGAGCCCGCCATCTCGATGACGATCGGCACGAACACCTCGCCGCTCGTCGGCAAGGTCAAGGGCCACAAGCTCACCGCCCGCATGGTGAAGGACCGCCTCGACCGCGAGCTCGTCGGCAACGTCTCGCTGCGCGTCGTCGACATCGGCCGCCCCGACGCGTGGGAGGTGCAGGGTCGCGGCGAGCTCGCGCTCGCCATCCTCGTCGAGAACATGCGCCGCGAGGGCTTCGAGCTGACCGTCGGCAAGCCCCAGGTGGTCACCAAGACCATCGACGGCAAGCTGCACGAGCCCTTCGAGCAGCTCACGATCGACGCGCCCGAGGAGTACCTCGGCGCGATCACCCAGCTGCTCGCGGCCCGCCGCGGCCGCATGGAGGGCATGTCGAACCACGGCACCGGCTGGGTGCGCATGGAGTTCCTCGTGCCGAGCCGCGGGCTCATCGGGTTCCGCACCGAGTTCCTCACCACCACGCGCGGCACCGGCATCGCCAACGCCATCGCCCACGGCTACGAGCCCTGGGCCGGGTCGATCACCTCGCGCAACAACGGCTCGATCGTGGCCGACCGCTCGGGCGTCGTCACGAGCAACGCGATGATGGTCCTCCAGGAGCGCATGTCGTTCTTCGTGAACCCCACCGAGGAGGTCTACGAGGGCATGGTCGTGGGCGAGAACGCACGCGCCGACGACATGGACGTCAACATCACCAAGGAGAAGAAGCTCAACAACATCCGCTCCTCCACGGCCGAGGAGCTCGAGCGTCTCACCCCGCCCCGCCAGCTGACGCTCGAGGAGTGCCTCGAGTTCGCCCGCGAGGACGAGTGCGTCGAGGTCACCCCCGAGAAGGTGCGCATCCGCAAGGTCGAGCTTGACCAGACGCTGCGCGCTCGGGCCGCCTCGCGCCTGAAGAAGCAGAACGCCTGA
- a CDS encoding ABC transporter ATP-binding protein: MTVTETIKTTGTVLEVRDLSVDFGVDRAWVPAAKNLTYSVAAGEVLAIVGESGSGKSASSMAILDLLPDNARITGSVKLGGRELRGLPDAAMRKVRGKDIAVIFQEPMTALNPVYTVGFQIVETLRLHFGIIPSKAKERALELLAMVEMPDPEKAFNSYPHQLSGGQRQRAMIAQSISCDPKLLIADEPTTALDVTVQAEILELMRDLKDRLGSAVLLITHDMGVVADLADRIVVMKEGDIVESGTVADVFAAPQHPYTQALLAAVPRLGEGGGADEAIDLTAALADVVHDEQGGAPAAAPATGSVGVTVSHAARAGERSTEAVLTLENVAIEYGKRGRVAAFRAVDDVSFQIVKGEVLGLVGESGSGKSTIGRAAIGLQPIAEGELTVGGIALSNADRGQRREAFRKVGIVFQDPSSSLNPRMPIGESIGEPMLLAGVAKGAELDRKVEELLDSVRLPRNYRNRYPYELSGGQKQRVGIARALSLGPELLVADEPTSALDVSVQAIVLDLLKELQEHYKFACLFISHDLAVVDIMADRIAVMHHGRIVELGERDQILRSPQEPYTQRLIAAVPVPDPALQRDRRELRRQVLAETADA; this comes from the coding sequence ATGACCGTCACCGAGACCATCAAGACCACCGGCACCGTGCTCGAGGTGCGCGACCTCAGCGTCGACTTCGGCGTCGACCGCGCCTGGGTGCCCGCGGCCAAGAACCTCACCTACAGCGTCGCCGCGGGCGAGGTGCTCGCCATCGTCGGCGAGTCCGGCTCCGGCAAGAGCGCGAGCTCCATGGCCATCCTCGACCTGCTGCCCGACAACGCCCGCATCACGGGCAGCGTCAAGCTCGGCGGTCGCGAGCTGCGGGGCCTCCCCGACGCCGCGATGCGCAAGGTGCGCGGCAAGGACATCGCGGTCATCTTCCAGGAGCCGATGACGGCGCTCAACCCCGTCTACACGGTCGGGTTCCAGATCGTCGAGACGCTGCGCCTGCACTTCGGCATCATCCCCTCCAAGGCCAAGGAGCGCGCGCTCGAGCTGCTCGCGATGGTCGAGATGCCCGACCCCGAGAAGGCGTTCAACTCCTACCCCCACCAGCTCTCGGGCGGCCAGCGCCAGCGCGCGATGATCGCGCAGTCGATCTCGTGCGACCCCAAGCTGCTCATCGCCGACGAGCCGACGACGGCGCTCGACGTCACCGTGCAGGCCGAGATCCTCGAGCTCATGCGCGATCTGAAGGACCGCCTCGGCTCGGCCGTTCTCCTCATCACCCACGACATGGGCGTCGTCGCCGACCTCGCCGACCGCATCGTCGTGATGAAGGAGGGCGACATCGTCGAGTCGGGCACCGTCGCCGACGTCTTCGCGGCGCCGCAGCACCCCTACACGCAGGCGCTCCTCGCGGCCGTGCCCCGCCTCGGCGAGGGCGGCGGCGCCGACGAGGCCATCGACCTGACCGCCGCGCTGGCCGACGTCGTCCACGACGAGCAGGGCGGGGCGCCGGCCGCCGCGCCCGCCACCGGATCCGTCGGGGTCACCGTGTCGCACGCGGCCCGTGCCGGCGAGCGCTCGACCGAGGCGGTGCTGACGCTCGAGAACGTCGCCATCGAGTACGGCAAGCGCGGTCGCGTCGCGGCGTTCCGCGCCGTCGACGACGTCAGCTTCCAGATCGTCAAGGGCGAGGTGCTCGGGCTCGTCGGCGAGTCCGGCTCGGGCAAGTCGACGATCGGCCGCGCCGCCATCGGCCTGCAGCCCATCGCCGAGGGCGAGCTCACCGTCGGCGGCATCGCGCTGTCGAACGCCGACCGCGGCCAGCGCCGCGAGGCCTTCCGCAAGGTCGGCATCGTCTTCCAGGACCCGTCGTCCTCGCTCAACCCCCGCATGCCGATCGGCGAGAGCATCGGCGAGCCGATGCTGCTGGCGGGCGTCGCCAAGGGTGCCGAGCTCGACCGCAAGGTCGAGGAGCTGCTCGACTCGGTGCGGCTGCCGCGCAACTACCGCAACCGCTACCCCTACGAGCTCTCGGGCGGTCAGAAGCAGCGCGTCGGCATCGCCCGCGCGCTCTCGCTCGGCCCCGAGCTGCTCGTGGCCGATGAGCCCACCTCGGCGCTCGACGTCTCGGTGCAGGCCATCGTGCTGGATCTGCTGAAGGAGCTGCAGGAGCACTACAAGTTCGCCTGCCTCTTCATCAGCCACGACCTCGCGGTCGTCGACATCATGGCCGACCGCATCGCGGTCATGCACCACGGCCGCATCGTCGAGCTGGGGGAGCGCGACCAGATCCTCCGCTCGCCGCAGGAGCCGTACACGCAGCGCCTCATCGCGGCGGTGCCGGTGCCCGACCCGGCGCTGCAGCGCGACCGCCGCGAGCTGCGCCGCCAGGTGCTCGCGGAGACCGCCGACGCCTGA